One genomic window of Desulfovibrio psychrotolerans includes the following:
- the ybgF gene encoding tol-pal system protein YbgF codes for MGYRILCCLLFVACTACTPSQVSQDRAHSDEWRLQNIEARFLEFQEASKAREAELLESVRRLEGELVTVKQELGDTRTRAAELTAETAATREALRARHVAAGGSPADFPAPVPVSTASSASGEGRVPAPVAAPAPASTSASTSAGVASAAGVTAMAASGSGTAASAGGPVTDKRTGQVSEQASEQASGQTSGQASGQTSGQASGQTSGQATGQVAASAKAASDAPGHSPQAASSASAASSGAPADQGGAASASAGAAVATAVEEAASAARAEPEPQQVAMDIPALRGELSGAERRYEEGLSLVRAGEVDKGRRVLDSFIGDFPNHALVPNALYWMGETYYHEKRYAQAVLTFKEVVRRFPKHDKAAAAMLKVGFSYEKLGDNSNARFYLQTLVDEYPDSAPAQMARERVATL; via the coding sequence ATGGGTTACAGGATATTGTGTTGTCTGCTGTTCGTCGCGTGCACGGCGTGCACACCCAGTCAGGTGTCGCAGGACAGGGCGCACAGTGATGAGTGGCGGCTGCAGAATATCGAGGCGCGGTTTCTGGAGTTTCAGGAGGCGAGCAAAGCCCGTGAAGCTGAGTTGCTGGAGTCTGTACGCAGGCTGGAGGGCGAGCTGGTTACTGTGAAGCAGGAATTGGGCGACACAAGAACACGTGCCGCTGAGCTGACAGCGGAAACCGCCGCTACGCGTGAGGCGTTGCGTGCGCGGCATGTGGCGGCGGGCGGCAGTCCTGCGGATTTTCCGGCCCCGGTGCCGGTAAGCACGGCATCATCCGCATCGGGTGAGGGCCGGGTGCCTGCTCCTGTTGCTGCTCCTGCCCCTGCAAGCACATCTGCGAGCACATCTGCGGGAGTGGCTTCCGCTGCGGGGGTAACGGCAATGGCGGCTTCCGGTTCCGGTACTGCCGCTTCTGCGGGCGGCCCGGTGACCGACAAGAGAACTGGGCAGGTATCAGAACAGGCATCAGAACAGGCATCTGGCCAAACATCCGGCCAAGCATCTGGCCAAACATCTGGTCAGGCATCTGGCCAAACATCTGGTCAGGCAACAGGACAGGTAGCAGCGTCCGCCAAGGCGGCGTCTGATGCACCCGGCCATTCCCCGCAGGCAGCATCATCCGCATCGGCTGCTTCTTCCGGTGCTCCGGCAGACCAAGGTGGCGCTGCTTCTGCGTCCGCCGGGGCTGCTGTGGCAACGGCTGTGGAAGAGGCGGCATCCGCAGCCCGTGCAGAACCTGAGCCGCAGCAGGTTGCCATGGATATTCCCGCGTTGCGGGGAGAGCTTTCCGGTGCTGAACGGCGCTATGAGGAAGGGCTTTCGCTGGTGCGTGCGGGCGAGGTGGATAAAGGGCGGCGGGTTCTGGATTCCTTTATCGGCGATTTTCCCAACCATGCCCTTGTGCCCAATGCCCTGTACTGGATGGGAGAGACCTACTATCACGAAAAGCGCTACGCGCAGGCGGTGCTGACCTTCAAGGAGGTTGTGCGCCGTTTTCCCAAGCACGACAAGGCCGCTGCCGCCATGCTCAAGGTGGGTTTCTCCTACGAGAAGCTGGGGGACAACAGCAACGCCCGGTTTTATCTGCAAACGCTTGTGGACGAATATCCCGACTCCGCTCCGGCACAGATGGCGCGTGAACGCGTAGCCACCCTGTAG
- a CDS encoding ATP-binding protein: protein MGHIVGKDIYRKLGEKIDNTSVRTPWNDAFRDLLVALYTPAEADLVLRMPYRPSPLARVAAITGMDETALRPMLETLCGKGLVCDIWEGNEYLYMISPFVIGFFEFSMMRTGGRLASAQWAELFQRYMFGDTAFLDANFGDAQQVSVMRALPHEQAIPQADHTEILDYEKASALIEQNTRFAVGLCSCRHEKHHLGTRGCDVPDVPMETCTSMGPAADFLIRNNFARPIDRAEMLDILHRSRDMGFVLSTDNVRQGAGFICHCCGCCCNLLHGIRTTGYAGILVSSGYIAHCAAETCNGCGLCAKACPINAIRLEDMPRPVHVSPDSAPAGPDSPQRGTSPRRQRRAVVDTSLCLGCGVCALKCPQQSLHLKKRAQRVFHPEDSFERVILQCLERGTFQNLIFDNPNSRTQAFMRGLVGGFLRLSPVKKALMGDALRSRFLQAIRSATGS, encoded by the coding sequence ATGGGCCACATCGTCGGCAAAGATATCTACCGCAAGCTCGGAGAAAAGATAGACAACACTTCCGTGCGCACCCCGTGGAACGATGCGTTCCGCGACCTGCTCGTTGCCCTGTACACCCCCGCAGAGGCCGATCTCGTCCTCCGCATGCCCTACCGCCCCTCTCCCCTCGCACGGGTCGCCGCCATAACCGGCATGGACGAAACCGCCCTGCGCCCCATGCTGGAAACCCTGTGCGGCAAGGGCCTTGTCTGCGACATCTGGGAAGGCAACGAATACCTCTACATGATCAGCCCCTTTGTCATCGGCTTTTTTGAATTCAGCATGATGCGCACCGGGGGCAGACTGGCAAGCGCCCAGTGGGCGGAACTGTTCCAGCGCTATATGTTCGGCGACACCGCCTTTCTGGACGCCAACTTCGGCGATGCCCAGCAGGTATCCGTCATGCGCGCCCTGCCGCACGAGCAGGCCATCCCTCAGGCCGACCACACAGAAATTCTGGATTACGAAAAAGCCTCCGCCCTCATCGAACAGAACACACGTTTCGCGGTGGGCCTCTGTTCATGCAGGCACGAAAAGCACCACCTCGGCACCCGTGGCTGCGATGTGCCCGATGTGCCTATGGAAACCTGCACCTCCATGGGACCAGCGGCAGACTTCCTCATCCGCAACAACTTTGCCCGCCCCATAGACCGCGCCGAGATGCTCGATATCCTCCACCGCTCCCGCGACATGGGCTTCGTGCTCTCCACCGACAACGTCCGTCAGGGGGCAGGATTCATCTGCCACTGCTGCGGCTGCTGCTGCAACCTGCTCCACGGCATCCGCACCACGGGATACGCGGGCATACTGGTTTCCTCAGGCTACATCGCCCACTGTGCGGCAGAGACCTGCAACGGTTGCGGACTGTGCGCCAAAGCCTGCCCCATCAATGCCATCCGCCTTGAAGACATGCCCCGTCCTGTACACGTCAGCCCGGACTCTGCTCCCGCCGGCCCGGATTCTCCGCAGCGCGGAACCTCCCCCCGCAGGCAGCGTAGAGCCGTGGTAGACACCTCCCTCTGTCTCGGCTGCGGCGTCTGCGCCCTCAAATGCCCGCAGCAGAGCCTCCACCTGAAAAAACGCGCCCAACGCGTCTTCCATCCGGAAGACTCCTTTGAGCGCGTCATCCTGCAATGTCTGGAACGCGGCACCTTCCAGAACCTCATCTTCGATAACCCGAACAGCCGCACACAAGCCTTCATGCGCGGCCTCGTCGGCGGCTTTCTCCGCCTCTCCCCGGTTAAAAAGGCCCTCATGGGCGATGCTCTGCGCTCACGCTTCCTGCAGGCCATCCGCAGCGCAACAGGTTCATAA
- a CDS encoding type I glyceraldehyde-3-phosphate dehydrogenase yields MPATIAINGFGRIGRYLARLLKDDPHLHVTAVNDLMSLQEAMHLLEYDSVHGRFCDVRPLPGTEQGFMLGGRPVRYGSAKPEQWDWSGCDILVEAAGPFADRESCRKHMQAGARRVVVACPAPDADATIIPGVNGHTLAAEQRVLSCASCTTNCLALPVQHIQRAFGIRSGYMTTIHPYTMRQRLLDGSHDDLRRARACGMNMLPTPTGATCTVASVLPELAGRLQGIAFRVPTASVSLIDLVCELERETCAEEVNTLLRSHADEHMGYTEEPLVSVDYKGCTWGSVVDGTLTTVTDGTMLRLVAWYDNEASFSNQLVRLLRMVARLG; encoded by the coding sequence TTGCCCGCAACCATTGCCATTAACGGATTCGGCCGCATTGGCCGTTATCTTGCCCGTTTGCTCAAGGATGATCCGCACCTGCACGTGACGGCGGTGAATGATCTCATGAGCCTGCAGGAAGCCATGCACCTGCTGGAATATGATTCCGTGCACGGGCGTTTTTGTGACGTGCGGCCTTTGCCGGGAACGGAACAGGGGTTTATGCTGGGCGGGCGGCCCGTGCGCTACGGCAGCGCGAAGCCTGAGCAGTGGGACTGGAGCGGGTGCGACATTCTTGTGGAGGCGGCCGGACCCTTTGCCGACAGGGAAAGCTGCCGGAAGCATATGCAGGCCGGGGCCCGCAGGGTGGTTGTGGCGTGTCCTGCGCCGGATGCGGACGCCACCATTATTCCCGGCGTGAACGGGCATACGCTTGCTGCGGAGCAACGTGTGCTTTCATGCGCCTCGTGCACCACGAACTGCCTTGCCCTGCCCGTGCAGCATATTCAGCGGGCGTTCGGCATCCGCAGCGGATACATGACCACCATTCATCCCTATACCATGCGGCAGCGGCTGCTGGACGGCAGCCATGACGACCTGCGCCGCGCGCGTGCCTGCGGCATGAACATGCTGCCCACGCCCACGGGGGCCACCTGCACGGTGGCAAGCGTTCTTCCCGAGCTTGCGGGCAGGTTGCAGGGGATTGCCTTCCGGGTGCCCACAGCCAGTGTTTCGCTTATAGACCTTGTGTGTGAGCTGGAGCGGGAGACCTGCGCGGAAGAGGTGAACACCCTGCTGCGGTCACACGCGGACGAGCATATGGGGTACACGGAGGAGCCGCTGGTTTCGGTGGATTACAAGGGCTGCACATGGGGCAGCGTGGTGGACGGGACGCTCACCACGGTGACGGACGGCACCATGCTGCGGCTTGTGGCGTGGTATGACAACGAGGCCAGTTTTTCCAACCAGCTTGTGAGGCTGCTGCGCATGGTGGCCCGGCTGGGGTAG
- the thiE gene encoding thiamine phosphate synthase has translation MKRVLDTDIYALTDAGLSRGRSVIEVADAMLRAGIRVLQYREKERKAGVMLDECLQLRRMTREAGCTFIVNDHVDIALLVDADGVHVGQEDLPVEAVRQLVGPDRIIGLSTHSPEQCRDAIARGADYIGVGPIFATKTKKDVCAPVGLEYLDYVVQNHDIPHVAIGGIKLHNAGEVVRRGARCCALVSEIVGAEDIGDMVARLRRAMAV, from the coding sequence ATGAAGCGGGTACTGGATACGGATATTTATGCGCTGACCGATGCGGGGCTTTCGCGCGGGAGGTCGGTGATAGAGGTGGCGGATGCCATGCTCCGCGCAGGCATACGGGTGCTGCAGTACCGGGAAAAGGAGCGCAAGGCGGGCGTGATGCTGGACGAATGCCTGCAGCTGCGCCGCATGACCCGCGAGGCGGGCTGCACCTTTATTGTGAATGACCATGTGGACATTGCCCTGCTGGTGGATGCGGACGGTGTGCATGTGGGGCAGGAGGACCTGCCTGTGGAGGCTGTGCGGCAGCTGGTGGGTCCGGACAGGATTATCGGGCTTTCCACCCATTCCCCGGAGCAATGCAGGGATGCCATAGCGCGGGGGGCGGACTACATAGGCGTGGGGCCCATATTCGCCACCAAAACCAAGAAGGATGTGTGTGCGCCCGTGGGATTGGAGTATCTGGACTACGTGGTGCAGAATCACGATATTCCCCATGTGGCCATAGGCGGCATAAAGCTGCACAACGCGGGCGAGGTGGTGCGCCGGGGGGCACGGTGCTGTGCGCTGGTTTCCGAGATTGTGGGGGCGGAAGACATAGGGGATATGGTGGCACGGCTGCGGCGCGCCATGGCGGTTTGA
- the thiF gene encoding sulfur carrier protein ThiS adenylyltransferase ThiF: MENGTETLFDSGLRRYLTPEQVEILATARVGIAGAGGLGSNCAMLLARCGVRQFVIADHDCVDGSNLNRQFYFPDQAGRAKVAALRDNLLAINPAVCVTMHRIELTPACVCGVFAGCGVVVEALDGVDGKKMMAEAFLGRGAFFVSASGMAGWGGADMRRRAVRDVAVFVGDFSSDIATMPPMAPRVMMAAAMQADAVLAHLLGTCVADGGACMTESTGREP; the protein is encoded by the coding sequence ATGGAAAACGGGACCGAGACGCTGTTCGACAGCGGGTTACGCCGGTATCTTACGCCGGAACAGGTGGAGATTCTGGCGACAGCGCGGGTGGGCATTGCCGGTGCGGGAGGGCTTGGGTCCAACTGCGCCATGCTGCTGGCGCGCTGCGGTGTGCGACAGTTTGTCATTGCAGACCATGACTGCGTGGACGGCTCCAACCTGAACCGGCAGTTCTATTTTCCCGATCAGGCCGGGCGCGCCAAGGTGGCGGCTCTGCGGGACAATCTTCTGGCGATTAATCCCGCCGTGTGTGTGACCATGCACCGGATAGAGCTGACACCTGCCTGCGTTTGCGGGGTTTTTGCGGGGTGCGGTGTGGTGGTGGAGGCACTGGACGGCGTGGACGGCAAGAAGATGATGGCGGAGGCTTTTTTGGGCCGCGGGGCGTTTTTTGTTTCCGCTTCCGGTATGGCGGGCTGGGGCGGTGCCGACATGCGGCGGCGCGCAGTGCGGGACGTGGCGGTGTTTGTGGGAGATTTTTCCAGTGACATAGCCACGATGCCGCCCATGGCGCCGCGTGTGATGATGGCGGCAGCCATGCAGGCGGACGCGGTGTTGGCGCATCTGCTCGGCACCTGCGTTGCGGACGGCGGTGCGTGCATGACGGAATCCACAGGGAGGGAGCCATGA
- the thiH gene encoding 2-iminoacetate synthase ThiH, with protein MSFLRVVQGYEGADIPGAAQAVTEADVRRALEKPVLGPDEYLTLLSPAAAGLLEAMAQRANALSVQHFGRTIQLFTPLYLSNHCTNQCVYCGFNARNDIARTMLDEEGILREGEAIAASGLKQLLLLTGDAPRRASAEYIGQAARTLRDFFPSLGVEVFAMREEEYAHLLRCGVDSLTLFQETYNRSLYAALHPAGPKRDYTFRLDAPERGCRAGMRLVNVGALLGLDDWRRDAFFTGMHARYLQKKYPQTDVAVSLPRMRPHAGAFQPASLVGDRELVQILLALRIFLPRCGITISTREPAVLRDHLIPLGVTRMSAGVSTAVGGHAGETESVGQFEISDPRSVEEVCDAIRRRGYQPVFKDWEPLDGVCAVAV; from the coding sequence ATGTCGTTCCTGCGGGTTGTGCAGGGGTATGAGGGGGCGGATATTCCGGGTGCGGCGCAGGCGGTGACCGAGGCGGACGTGCGCCGGGCACTGGAAAAACCCGTGCTGGGCCCGGATGAGTATCTGACCCTGCTTTCTCCCGCTGCGGCAGGGTTGCTGGAAGCCATGGCACAGCGCGCGAATGCGCTTTCTGTGCAGCACTTCGGGCGGACCATTCAGTTGTTCACGCCGTTGTATCTTTCCAACCACTGCACGAACCAGTGCGTGTATTGCGGATTCAACGCCCGCAACGATATTGCCCGGACCATGCTGGACGAGGAAGGAATTCTCCGTGAAGGGGAAGCCATTGCGGCTTCCGGGTTGAAGCAGCTTCTGCTGCTTACGGGGGATGCGCCGCGCAGGGCTTCCGCAGAGTATATCGGGCAGGCTGCCCGGACATTGCGCGACTTTTTTCCTTCGCTCGGCGTGGAGGTCTTTGCCATGCGGGAGGAGGAGTATGCGCATCTTTTGCGGTGCGGTGTGGATTCGCTGACGCTGTTTCAGGAGACATACAACCGCAGCCTGTATGCGGCGTTGCATCCCGCCGGCCCCAAGCGTGACTACACCTTCAGGCTGGATGCGCCGGAGCGCGGATGCCGCGCGGGGATGCGCTTGGTGAACGTGGGGGCGCTTCTGGGACTGGATGACTGGCGGCGCGATGCCTTTTTTACGGGTATGCATGCCCGGTATCTGCAAAAGAAGTATCCGCAGACAGATGTGGCGGTTTCGCTGCCGCGCATGCGGCCCCATGCCGGAGCGTTCCAGCCTGCCTCACTGGTGGGAGACAGGGAACTGGTGCAGATACTGCTTGCCCTGCGCATTTTTCTGCCGCGCTGCGGCATAACAATTTCTACCCGTGAGCCTGCCGTGTTGCGCGACCATCTTATTCCCCTTGGCGTGACCCGCATGTCTGCGGGAGTGAGCACCGCCGTGGGCGGACATGCCGGTGAAACGGAGAGTGTGGGGCAGTTTGAGATTTCCGATCCCCGGAGCGTGGAAGAGGTGTGCGATGCCATACGGCGGCGGGGGTATCAGCCGGTCTTCAAGGACTGGGAGCCTTTGGACGGCGTTTGCGCCGTGGCGGTGTAG